A section of the Telopea speciosissima isolate NSW1024214 ecotype Mountain lineage chromosome 3, Tspe_v1, whole genome shotgun sequence genome encodes:
- the LOC122654953 gene encoding uncharacterized protein LOC122654953, which produces MTKFISNQTQYKCPLNALLKKNPPTWSSQHTVAVKHLKAIAQKLPPLQILSTGLWILQTDASDTHWAAVLPKEKHGKRHVYGYRSAQFKPSEQHYHSTFKEILAVRRGIEKFQFYLIGHTFQVEMDISSFPRMLQFKQKTLLEPQLLSCNGELLLLIKLPVVHP; this is translated from the coding sequence ATGACTAAATTCATCTCCAATCAAACTCAGTATAAATGCCCTCTGAATGCACTCCTCAAGAAAAACCCTCCAACATGGTCATCACAACATACAGTAGCAGTCAAACATCTCAAAGCTATTGCTCAAAAGCTTCCTCCTCTTCAGATCCTATCAACAGGTCTTTGGATTCTCCAAACAGACGCCAGTGATACACATTGGGCGGCAGTCCTACCTAAAGAAAAACATGGAAAGCGACATGTTTATGGATACCGCAGTGCCCAATTCAAACCTTCTGAACAGCACTACCACTCCACATTCAAAGAAATTCTTGCAGTCCGGAGAGGCATCGAAAAGTTCCAGTTCTACCTTATTGGTCACACCTTCCAGGTGGAAATGGATATATCATCATTCCCCCGAATGCTTCAGTTCAAACAGAAGACTCTCCTGGAACCACAACTTCTCAG